The genomic window AAGTCCCGGGGAATTTtgtttctcaaactttgatttcgCGTGTTCAGTTCTGACAGGGTGAATTCGGTAAAGTGAAGTACCAAGCATTGGCTACCATGTACATACTACAGTAGATCAGCAGCATATGAAACGTTTGTTGAAAGGGTATAATTTTATTGGCAAAAAATTCTAAAAATAGATgggttggaaatctctactttaATTaaaggcagtggttactgaaccaaaagtcCGTTCAATAAATCGGActcgctattgaaccgacagtaaaacttagacaaaaaagggtcactaaatGGAAAAAAAAAGCTGCAAAACTCACCCTGGTCTTGAcccctggactactggaattGTAAGCAGTGTCCTAACGACTGTGCTACCGCTGCCGCTACCCACTACATTTACTTTGATAAAGGttcaaagctgaacccgaccctaaccctaatgctacTGTTTACGTCCCTTAAAGTCGAATGCTAGGGGAAACAAACGACTagacgcgtcccctaaagtaGAATCAGTGCTCGGGCAACTACTATACACGAAAATAAAAaacttttggttcagtaaccacttccttaaTTAAAGACCAATCCTGTGCATTAGCTAGCTTAATGTAATCAGTGAAATAGATGCTTTTACCCTCATCGGTATAAATAAATTCAGTTCAAGATGAATTTCCCTATAGTGTACAAAGCTGTCGTCGAGTGTGGCAGTGCCCTcgcgtagctatagctagctagctagctatacacaaGCCCTACCAAGTTGGATCGGTTGTTCAGCGATGGCAGGATTGACAGCAATAAGCGGAATTGCATTATATTTTTGCTTCTTTGCACTATACTACTATCCTACTGCAGTGCGGGGATGCTCATGTATTCCCATATTGTTCACCTTGACTGACTTGCAATCAGCTTGCCGTGATTACAGGTTCGCTCGTAACGTGTTCACCGCACGCGTACGGGTTCGTGAAAGTCAGTGTCACTCAGCTGACTGTTCTTTCAAGCTATACAACTACACTTTTCAAGTTGTGAATGTGTTTAAAGGATATCGCCAGGTACGTATGTCACAGTTCATAATtatttagctatatagctataggtcTACCAGCTACAGGACAGCCGAGAGGATTTAGGGGGCTCAGGACAAATTTAGAATGTGCGGCCCCTAGCTATAATAATTTTCAATAAAGAAAAACAGACTAAAGGACATTACAATAACAAGCTTAGCTAAGTAGCTAATAGACTACACCTAAAAGCAAACTAGCTACTAACTCAGTGATAAGCTTATTAGTTTTAGCATGCAAACCAAACTAGGAGAGCATGCCATCCAGGAAAATTagactttctgagattgaatatgagtttagctaactagctactagactacaagctactaactgataagcttattgacagttttagcatgcaaaacatgcaataacctagggggtctgggggaatgccacctccccaggaaatttttatgTGAGTGTGATTTTACAAGAACAAGCTGACTACAACTAAAGGCAAACCACTAGCTCCTAATTGATAAGCTTATCGACAGATGCAAAGCATGCCAAGCcagggagtctgggggaatgcccccaggaaattttgaatcTCTCTGAGATTAAATATGAGAgtgatataataatattatttatcatAATTTATTGGATTGTTGTACGTATTAggctgattgctgtattagtgCATCTCAAGTTTGAAGTTTACAGCAAGCTTCTGCCAAATACATAccacctaggaaatttttgtaCCTTATGCCAGATTGGTTTTTAACAGTTACTATGACTGATTATGTGACCGagtctgacaaaatcagtcttatagcCCGAAAATATACATGCTTACTTAATATTGTGTATCATGACACTGTTTATGTATATGCTATGATAGTTCTGTACGTAAGTAGTAAAAATTTTGCTTATAGTTATCATGCTCAAGGATTGAATTATCAAACCCCAAACGTTAAAATAGTGGGTGGGCTATAAAACTGATTTTTTCAGACCCGGCCACATATTTTCCTGACTGGTgcaatagggtgactgttttattagagtatctcaatctcacactGTCTATATAGGGGCTTTATAAGACATATTGCGAGTAATGGTTTGCTGCCACTGCTACACTGGATTGCTATGGATCTCTTTGAGCTTGGATGGTATCTCTTATattgaggctacctaggtccagtcatggatttttctcctttctgcaacttttcaaacacaccttatgtaactaatgtctttgtatctaaagtctttgagcaggctgtaggaccaggtgtcctacagacctccagcacttgtgctgtaaagctttaataaatttaTACTGTAACAGTTCTACGTTGTTGTTACTGTTACGttgtgcctagagtcacggtACTGTGACTGGAAATTTTGCTGCAGTAAAGTCACGCGTCCCTCACGGCGCAGTCACGCAGAAttcacacactagttgtatgaaggtacgTTTTTGTagagtttgaggcgagctagggttggcaggAGTTTAGTGTTTCCCGAATATCggttcgactttagggcacgcgcctagtaatatgccccgagcattcaacctTAGGGGACGCGCCTAGTAGTATGTCCCGAGCATTCTACTTTAGGGGATGCATATTGTACTTCAGAGTTAGGGTTAGGATTCGGGTTTAGTTTCGGGTTTAGTTTCTTTACTGGTGTTATTTTATATATAGGCTTCTTCGTGAATGACATATAAAGGTACAAACTAAGGGAGTAGGGTAGTTGGTACCACAGTGATGCAGTGGTCGGCACTGGGCTAGAGTATGGGATGTCCCGGGGTTCAAGCCTCGCTTTagccaaacttttttttttcaagttgctattgttccggcagccggaaatattttgtcagtgctattgttccggcagtccactAAATCTCTccctatcaagcacactaggtGTATGCTATGCCCTGAGTATTCAACTTTGGGGcacacgtctagtaggttgccccgagcattcgacccTAGGGAACGCGTCTAATAGGccgccccgagcattcaacctTAGGAAACACGCCTAGAAGGCTGCCCCGAGCTTTCAACCCCAGGGGATGCAAAAAGTAGCTCTAGTGTTAGGGTAGGGTCGGGTTCAACTTTAGTTTCTTCTTAACCTTCAatatatagaagttactccactcggagacatataaggtagaaactaaaggaAATGGATAACTGGGAGTCACGTAGCGCAATGGTTAGGACTCTGGGCTCAGGCATGGGAGATCCTGGGTTCGATTCCCGCTCAAGGcattttgtatttttttttttttgtttgaggacctttttttgtctaagttttatttttattcacgtgactgccggaacaatataGCAACAGCCTTTTTTTTcgttttcttaggttttttgtctaagtttttttttgttcacGTGATTTCCGTGATTCTAGGCACAGccttattgttattatctactttaacagttaggcactggagggtgtacgtttgttttattgtagctatgtgtgGATAAGGATAAGTAGCTATGGGGCAGCCACTACTGTATGGGGTCACTGAGGGCCCCCCTGGAGCCCCTTCCAACGTGGGGACCAGGGCAAAATGTTCCAGTTGCCATCCCCCTCCCCCCGTCAGCGGCCCTGCTTGTATAGCTAGTCAGGACACTCCTATATGCTAGCTATACAACTAACTTGAAAGACATataatgtatataatttgttaATTAAGTAACTAGTCTAGTCGTTATATGGGTGACTAGTATTACTTTGGTGTTGTAAAGCCAAAAAAATCAATTTTTGGAAACATTTTATTGCCAATTTCAATACAACTGACTATAATTATCATAAACTCCATTAGCTATATCTCTTCCCATGTAGCTCCTGTATCAATCACTCCCTCATGGAACTTTGATCACATCCAGTCCTGATCACTACTTATCACGTCACTACGAATTCCACTTTTATTTCTCAGTCATTGTAGTTATTAAGTTAACTGTAACTAACGGTCAAGAGAGTAACGTAGTTTTGGGGTATTGGCACAGGATGTCAGTATTCTGTTTGTTCACATCATTGTAGAACCATTTGTCTGTCACACTGTCAGGAGGCTGAACTTGTAATTCTAAAAACTGaaacataataaaataatattatatgattTATCAATAGTTAAAGGCACTATCTGTGGCTAGCTCTGACATTGTAGGAATTTGGTAGCTAACCAAGTTGTGATGCATGTACAAGTGTGCAAACATGTGCCATTGAAGAGATATAATATtgtctataccaaaacagcaaaGTTGTGAAAAGTGTGTGGCTTTCAAAAAGCCAGGTGTGCTGTTTTAGCACACTTGTTTTTTTGTGACAGATAAAGGTGTTGTGCAATGACGTGAACTATATATGTAAATTAGACAAATGGAATACTGGAATCCTGCAAAACTACAATACTTATAATTATACAGCACTTAACCTAAAAAATAGCTAATGCAAACTTAACTCACAAATATTTAGAATGGCTAAGAAATAAAAATGGAATTAATGTGATAATTGGATAAGTTGTGATCAGGACTGGATGTAATCAAAGTTCCATGAAGAGGTTGATACAGGAGCTACATGGGCAGAGACAGTGGAGTTTACGACAGTCAGTCGGACTGAAATTGGCAGTAAAGGAAAATGATTTTTGATGGTAACTGTAGATAATCCATTTTGAAGAATTCCACACTCTACATATTTGGTTAAAATACCGTAGAAGTGTCTAGCATCATTGCTACTGCTTCCATCTTCTGCGGTGCTTTATATGATTATATTGATGATTAATATTAAATTATTTAGTACATATATGGTGTATTTTGTACCAATCACATAGCTAGTGATCTactttgccatacattagtcctAACAGTAGGAGTGTAAGTAATCACAAATTGCATGgttgtaaagtagccaataaaataacaGAATTTCACAAGCCTTTTAAGTACAATAACAAACTATGTAATAGTTAGCCAATAGTGCTTCaaaatgatgcaatcacctgttagaagttaatggccgcacagaactggatagatgtgtactacaaaagATGAAGGGTGACCACTATGTGATTGGTAGACAATCGCACAcatttttgtgcaattatgtacttttaacagccaaaattgcactcagatgtgtgtgtgtgtgtgtgtgagtgtgtgcgtgcgtgcgtgcgtgcgtgcgtgcgtgcgtgtgtgtgtgattatCTATACTAATAGTTTTACTTTACATTACGTGTacttttgtacttgtatgtatgctCTGGCATGGAAGGATAACTTTTAGCTTAATGCAAGAACTTAAATAAAAACTGTATATCAGAGATGGTTTGGGCTAttctgaccaaaaatatcactctaaaaccagtctcacagTAGCTATGTAACCAGTCTCACAGTAGCTATCCGCGTGTTTATACTACAGATCGCTCTGGATGAGATCGCTTCATTGCGATCCAGATCGATTTGTGAGCCCCGTTTATACTATGAAAGTGAGCTAGctccaatctgtaaaaaaacctaaacccacaatcataatttgCATCGAAGTAAAGGTTGTTGAGAGTTAAAAAGGATTTGTGCTCTCTGAATCGCCAGGTTAGTAAGCATGATAAAGTCTAAAGTGTTGGCTTCGATGTTGGCGACTACTCTCAACTCCGTGTAGTTAGTTAACTATTGATTCGCACGCGTACATGTTTGCTTTGAGCCCTTGTGTTGTTCTTGAAGCTTTGTTTCCTTATCGTCGCCTAAATACTTTGCTgttgcttcatttcatcattacagtcgCCATTTTAGCTGTAACTGTCCGTACTTTTATTCCGTTTATTAGAGTTAAATCGAACTGCAAGGTCACAACTGTTTACACGCAGATGTCAGTCGAATTGAATCGAACTGGACCACCTCAGGTAGGTAGCCCCATTCGAATTTGCATGGCTCGATTCGGCATGTGTTTACACTGAAGCGCTAATCGGCCCGGATCGAATTTCCCCACAATAGCTCGAATTCTACGTCTAGTGTAAACACGCTGTGTGTAACCAGTCTCACAGTAGCTATGTAACCAGTCTCACAGTAGCTATGTAACCAGTCTCACAGTAGCTATGTAACCAGTCTCCCAGTAGCTATGTAACCAGTCTCACAGTAGCTATGTTTACAGTACGTTGTGAGGTATAAGGCCTTCAGAGGAATCCAAGAAGTGTAGTTATGAGATGCAATTAACAGCCACAACAATTAAATTAAATGTATGAGAAATATCggaaactgtgcaaaatattACATACACTTTGAGACTAGGATGTATGAATTATTTGGGTTGTTAGAGACTGTTTGAAAAGACAGTAAAGGTTATAATTGTGTTTGTTATTATTGTATGAGAAGACCATCCAGCACTATATTTTGAGAAAAGTCAAGTGTGCTTTAGTTGCCAAGAAGTTTTAGGTCAAATGCAAAATTCACCTTACCAGTTGCAGTTAACTAAGACACTTCAAAGCCACAACACTCTGCAGACAGTATGGATATATAATGCTGTAGTGTCCActagagtatatctgcaggtatagcaACCTGCAGATattgttcactacttttaagcttccttgtttcactacttataaGCTATACCCCTGTTTCACATGCACCgtatttttcctttgatctcttGAAATtgctaatttttccttctacatGCAGCCTGTACTTGTTAGCAAACTGTTTACATAATAGTATGCATCTAGAAATAGCTGTAAATGCTGCACTAACTACCATATTATGTTACTGTAATTTTCAAGGTCAGCTATTAGGAAATAGTCAGAACAACATTATATGCACAATTTGATTTTGTACTAACAATCATGCTCTGGGAAATTACTTTCCAATGCACTTTCCTTACAGTGGGTGTTATAAAGGGGCTGCTAGTTATGTTTTACAGATATTGTTCAATTGATTTTCAATTTATGATTAGCTATTACACTCCATATGTGCTTGAGATTAAGCTTGCAACACTTTAAGTTCTTTCCGCCATCTATCAGAATAGATGCATATAATTCTCTTTGTAAAAATTCAGCTTTTACCCATATATAAGCATACCTCAAGGGACTAACTGTATGTTACAGGTTGGTGATGTATTTACTGATCGCGGTCCTGATACGCTGTCATCATGTGGAGATCCTTCAAATATTCTCAAAGTTGGAATTACCTATCTTGTTGGCATTGGAGGGCCTTGTTCAAAAATTAGAGAGTACAGCCCTTATAACAGTGTATCAGCTGAAGTTATTATAGCAATAGCTGATGGCTGTAGCAGTTGTCCATATGTTACTGTTCGCTTTAACAAGGCAACGTACAGTGCTGATGAGAGTAGTGGAGTGGTATCACCCGAATTAATCCTTAGTCACCCATTAttaactgatattactgtacaagttagaagCAAAGACATTAGTGCAACTGGTGAGTTATGTGTATCTGTTTGACAAATATTTTCCAacatttaaaattaataataggACGAGTGGACTACATTTCTGGACCATACCATGTCATATTCCCAGCAAGATCTACCAAAGCTTCTTTTGAcattgttctattagatgataaCAAGCATGAAGACAATGAAACTTTCATGTTGACAATATCAGAAGACTCACTGCCCACCTGTGCTTTCATCAGTGAGTACTTTGGACATGTGGAGTCAACAATAACCATagtagatgatgatgatgatcgtGAGTTTTTAGAATACACCATGTATGAAGGGTAATCTGTGTACCGTGCGTTTATATTGTATTTGAATTATATATGTGatcggatctgtgaaaaggagtcttatagcctttccaattgtgcATATTTGACAACACATATCTTGACTTTTGAATATGGTACTACCCTGAAATTTGATCACAATATATCCTAACATACAACTATTGTTTGTTATATTCTGAAGGTGATAACGTAAATTTAGTCAAAGTTGGGATTTGGAAAGACTACATATAAGACCCTTTTCGcatatccagtcacatattgtactAGACCATATGCATAAAACTTTGAATCACATGAGTTGAACCATAATAGTGCATGCAAGCCACTGCGTGTTTATTAAACACCAATTTCATACTGTAGGGTAGCTAAACTGGTGCAGTTTTATTTCACAGTAAATAGATACGTAGTTGTGTTGTGATGAGCATTTACATAAAGCTTCATTTATTATATTTGACCCAATCTGAAAAAAGTGGTCTTATATCCTTTTCAAttacatgtacttggcaacatctaacttgacttgtgaatgtggtatcaccctgaacTTTAGTCCCCTTATACCCTAACATAacactatggcttggtgtaatatgaaggtgataggttgaaaacaagAGGAGTTATggttagtcaaacttgacaatttggaaaggctaaaagaccccttttcacagaccgggtcacatatacgtAGTTAATATTGTACCAATTGATGCTTAATTGACATAGCGTTTCTATTTTAGTTGCCATAATAAGCTTTTCCTTTCCAAAATATATTGTACAAGAAAATGCTGGAAAAGTACAACTTGTGTTAGTGCTAAGTAGGCCAGTTTCTACTACTATCAGAGTGAGGGTTAATACTTATGATGGAACAGCAACAGGTAGATAGATGATTATATTGTTTAAGTTCGACTCATTTGACTTCTTTACAGGAAATGGTGTGGATTACATTTCAGGACCATATTGGGTTGTATTTTCTCCTGGTGTGACTAGAGTACCATTTGTAGTCATGATCAGTGATGACTATGTGCCAGAACGCAAAGAGTATTTTCGACTTTACATCAAAAAGTATTCTCTTCCTAGTGGAGTTACACTTGGTAGACGTAGCAGGGCTATTGTGATTATAGTCAATTAAAGATCAACTTGTGTTTTTCTTTGACAAGACAAACTGTACAGATGTAGCATATTTTTTTCTCATTATACTACTATACATAATGTGAAACAAGTGTAGCAATGACTGGATCTGTCAGTGGTTATAgccctttccaaatttccaggTTAGAGGAGTCATAACTCGTTATGTGTTTaaagccactccaaatgagaatATAGTTTCTTTTCTGtgctttttttaaaatttagtgAGGGAGGAAGacttattatcattatttattattacatcAATAGCTTTTGAGCCACAAAACTAATTATGAAATGGAAGTTGAAAAACCTACTGCAGCTCAGTTTTATATGCATTGTTAATCTCTTCTTTAATTTGATATTAAGATTCACATACTCTAGTTGCACTACACCATCACTCTATGAATGTATTGGACCAGAGCAGCTACACATAATGCTTCAAACTGAGCAGTTGAATATAGTGGTGGTAGCTTTTCTGCCGGGTCTACATAGACTGatatacatacaa from Dysidea avara chromosome 2, odDysAvar1.4, whole genome shotgun sequence includes these protein-coding regions:
- the LOC136243222 gene encoding sodium/calcium exchanger 1-like, which produces MAGLTAISGIALYFCFFALYYYPTAVRGCSCIPILFTLTDLQSACRDYRFARNVFTARVRVRESQCHSADCSFKLYNYTFQVVNVFKGYRQVGDVFTDRGPDTLSSCGDPSNILKVGITYLVGIGGPCSKIREYSPYNSVSAEVIIAIADGCSSCPYVTVRFNKATYSADESSGVVSPELILSHPLLTDITVQVRSKDISATGRVDYISGPYHVIFPARSTKASFDIVLLDDNKHEDNETFMLTISEDSLPTCAFISEYFGHVESTITIVDDDDDLAIISFSFPKYIVQENAGKVQLVLVLSRPVSTTIRVRVNTYDGTATGNGVDYISGPYWVVFSPGVTRVPFVVMISDDYVPERKEYFRLYIKKYSLPSGVTLGRRSRAIVIIVN